The Mycoplasmopsis equigenitalium genome contains a region encoding:
- a CDS encoding ABC transporter ATP-binding protein, translating into MPPKKTIMDKPKNLKQTTFKIVKEIAKDKVKFPLVVFLALLRAICFTCGAWFTGVIIDQFLTPDLAAGPTDGDRFKKLIEGPNSFFISVGILILITIVYITVSAVQLMITIKLTNVSIMNIRKRAFHNIQKMHIDYFDTNKSGELISRLNNDVEMFEVGLTNILIEFFTSVFNLFFSLVFMMLISPTLTLITVVIFYIFLSTSLILLKKMRKIYAQRQKKFGELNAYIEEMISNKKIIASFNQYDKVVKDFNKINGALAKQNYWGYTYNSLLQPNYDFAVKIAIAISLCLVMIFHRFNTPSFGMRAWSAGSTIAFVNLMWNFGGTSFDMLMQVGNYIMGVSAAERVYELYDLKTPQYTKDYVKLPDDLKASIEFKNVYFRYDKTSNNFQVKDISFKIDAGKTVALVGPTGAGKTTIINLLTKFYEIERETLNINGEKIVPGDIYINGIPYNKINSKDLRNHMSIVLQDTFIFKDTIKNNISVSDHEATDQDIIEAAKIANIHDKIDRLVNKYDTIISEDSSIFSKGEKQLLDISRVVLSNNNIVVFDEATSNLDTITEKKVYAAMDGFRKGKTSFVIAHRLSTIADADLILVVNDGQIIESGNHKQLLKLDGFYANMYNTQMNKNKEQ; encoded by the coding sequence ATGCCGCCTAAAAAAACAATTATGGATAAACCAAAAAACCTCAAACAAACAACTTTTAAAATTGTTAAAGAGATCGCAAAAGACAAAGTTAAATTTCCGCTTGTGGTATTTCTTGCTTTATTAAGAGCTATTTGCTTTACATGCGGGGCTTGATTCACTGGTGTAATTATCGACCAATTCTTAACACCAGATCTAGCGGCAGGACCTACCGATGGCGATCGATTTAAAAAATTAATTGAAGGACCAAATTCGTTTTTTATTTCTGTAGGAATTTTAATTTTAATTACTATTGTCTACATTACCGTTAGCGCAGTTCAGCTAATGATTACAATTAAACTAACTAATGTTTCAATTATGAATATTCGGAAAAGGGCCTTCCATAACATTCAAAAAATGCATATTGATTATTTTGACACTAATAAAAGTGGAGAATTAATTTCAAGACTAAATAATGATGTTGAAATGTTTGAAGTTGGACTTACAAACATTCTTATTGAGTTCTTCACATCAGTATTTAACTTATTTTTCTCACTTGTATTTATGATGTTAATCTCACCAACCTTAACACTTATTACAGTTGTAATTTTCTACATTTTCTTATCAACATCACTCATATTACTTAAAAAAATGCGTAAAATTTACGCGCAAAGACAAAAGAAATTTGGTGAGCTTAACGCATACATTGAAGAAATGATTTCTAATAAAAAGATTATTGCAAGTTTCAACCAGTACGATAAAGTTGTCAAAGATTTTAATAAAATTAATGGCGCTTTGGCAAAACAAAATTATTGAGGTTACACTTACAACTCGTTACTCCAACCAAACTATGACTTTGCAGTAAAAATAGCAATTGCAATTTCCCTTTGTTTAGTTATGATATTTCATCGCTTCAACACGCCATCATTTGGAATGAGGGCATGAAGCGCGGGCTCAACCATTGCGTTTGTTAACTTGATGTGAAATTTTGGTGGAACATCATTTGATATGTTAATGCAAGTTGGGAACTACATTATGGGGGTTTCTGCCGCTGAACGGGTTTATGAATTGTATGATTTAAAAACACCACAATATACCAAAGATTATGTAAAATTACCAGACGATTTAAAAGCATCAATTGAATTCAAAAACGTCTACTTTAGATACGATAAAACTTCTAATAATTTCCAAGTAAAAGACATTAGTTTTAAAATCGATGCCGGAAAAACAGTTGCCCTTGTAGGACCTACGGGCGCAGGCAAAACAACAATTATCAATTTATTAACAAAATTCTACGAAATCGAACGTGAAACATTAAATATTAATGGTGAAAAAATTGTTCCTGGTGATATTTATATTAATGGTATTCCATACAACAAAATTAATTCTAAAGATTTAAGAAATCACATGTCGATTGTTTTACAAGATACCTTTATTTTTAAAGATACAATTAAAAACAATATTAGCGTTTCAGATCACGAAGCAACCGATCAAGATATTATCGAAGCCGCTAAAATTGCTAACATCCACGATAAAATCGACCGTTTAGTTAATAAATACGACACCATCATTAGTGAGGACAGCAGTATATTTTCTAAGGGTGAAAAACAATTATTAGATATTAGCCGGGTTGTTTTATCGAACAATAATATCGTTGTCTTTGACGAAGCAACATCAAACCTCGATACAATTACTGAAAAGAAAGTGTATGCAGCAATGGATGGTTTTAGAAAAGGAAAAACATCTTTTGTTATTGCTCATCGTCTTTCAACAATCGCTGATGCTGATTTAATTCTTGTAGTAAATGATGGCCAAATCATCGAATCTGGAAATCATAAACAATTACTTAAATTGGATGGTTTTTACGCCAATATGTATAATACTCAAATGAATAAAAATAAAGAACAGTAA
- a CDS encoding ABC transporter ATP-binding protein, whose translation MFAIFKMTSKKYRFYMFVSIIFTAINVLLALLFSRLNASFIPLLLSDKQVTQIKIDFLTFAVSGRSHAIWLLSGLILANTILGFMCTIFSIVYSAKSFSNITRELRSIIFAKIQKMPIQDIDNITVGALMTRVTSDAMMVGMIVQTVSRTLVTAPIMLIGACALALVVNIEMSFFLAILIPIIFGVVLIITFTTRPLIRKRRQSVDIINNESRENILGVRVVKSYNLENKKRENYNKSVEKWTKLSIRINSVFWVIFPVVWFTINMLVSGILIYGGNKVLDPNKEMDAKYLESMVVFIDFMILIAFSILQLSQIIFITIRGQVASKRINDVLNSKNAFDDVVSDKIIKNPSIEFKNVTFKYHDVHNEIPSSENVLENVSFKIKPYQTLGIVGNSGSGKSTIANLLVRNFLPDQGQILIDNMDINEIDTKNLNANISMTFQDAVLNSGTIKENLLFANEHATQQEIEIATKAAMAHSFIDKFEDKYNHEIVQRGKNLSGGQKQRISIARSLLKKSKILILDDSTSALDALTEKAVKSNIRDNYKLTTIIISQKISAVRDCDNIIVLDNAKVVASGTHTQLLQSSPEYQTIVKEQQGGV comes from the coding sequence CGCCTCGTTTATTCCTCTTTTATTAAGTGATAAGCAAGTAACACAAATCAAAATTGACTTTTTAACTTTTGCAGTAAGTGGTCGATCGCATGCCATCTGACTACTATCGGGATTGATCTTAGCAAATACAATTTTAGGTTTTATGTGCACAATTTTTTCAATTGTTTATTCAGCAAAATCATTCTCTAACATTACAAGAGAATTACGTAGTATTATCTTTGCTAAAATTCAAAAAATGCCAATTCAAGACATTGACAATATTACAGTTGGTGCATTAATGACACGTGTCACAAGTGATGCAATGATGGTAGGAATGATTGTTCAAACTGTTTCTAGAACACTTGTAACCGCACCTATAATGTTAATTGGTGCCTGCGCTCTTGCACTAGTTGTTAACATAGAAATGTCATTCTTTTTAGCAATATTAATTCCAATAATTTTTGGAGTAGTATTAATTATCACTTTTACTACTCGTCCACTTATTAGAAAACGTCGTCAATCTGTGGATATCATCAATAATGAAAGCCGTGAAAACATTCTTGGAGTAAGAGTTGTAAAATCATATAATCTAGAAAACAAAAAACGTGAAAATTACAACAAAAGTGTTGAAAAATGAACGAAATTATCAATTCGCATTAATAGTGTTTTTTGAGTAATTTTCCCTGTTGTTTGATTCACTATTAATATGTTAGTCTCTGGAATTTTAATATATGGCGGAAACAAAGTTTTAGACCCAAACAAAGAAATGGATGCTAAGTATCTAGAATCGATGGTTGTTTTTATTGACTTTATGATTCTTATTGCTTTTTCAATTCTTCAACTTTCACAAATCATTTTCATTACAATTCGAGGTCAAGTTGCTTCTAAACGGATTAACGATGTCTTAAACTCAAAAAATGCTTTTGATGATGTTGTTAGTGACAAAATCATCAAAAACCCAAGTATCGAATTCAAAAATGTTACATTCAAATACCATGATGTTCACAATGAAATTCCATCATCAGAAAATGTGCTTGAAAATGTAAGTTTTAAAATTAAACCATACCAAACCCTTGGGATTGTTGGAAACTCGGGAAGCGGTAAGAGTACAATTGCTAACCTACTAGTCAGAAACTTCTTGCCCGACCAAGGTCAAATTTTAATTGATAATATGGACATTAATGAAATTGATACAAAAAATCTTAACGCCAATATCTCAATGACTTTTCAAGACGCTGTTTTAAATAGTGGAACCATTAAAGAAAACTTACTTTTTGCCAACGAACACGCAACACAACAAGAAATAGAAATAGCAACTAAAGCAGCTATGGCTCACTCATTTATTGATAAATTTGAAGATAAATATAATCACGAAATTGTTCAGAGAGGAAAAAACCTTTCTGGAGGACAAAAGCAAAGAATTTCAATTGCTCGTTCACTTCTTAAAAAATCAAAAATTCTTATTCTCGACGACTCTACTTCCGCACTTGATGCACTTACTGAAAAAGCAGTAAAAAGCAACATTAGAGACAATTACAAATTAACAACAATTATTATTTCGCAAAAAATTTCTGCCGTTCGAGATTGCGACAATATCATCGTGCTTGATAACGCTAAAGTTGTAGCCAGTGGAACTCACACACAGTTACTACAATCTTCACCAGAGTATCAAACCATTGTTAAAGAACAGCAAGGAGGTGTATAA
- a CDS encoding MAG0490 family ComEA-like DNA-binding protein has translation MKKVIYIILTLLAFCAIGAVGYFTVGKNENIKKTKEEKQNIEIIIKGAVERPNMYLVKKGTSLREVLFMAKLRIDADLSQINMNTVLASDQTIVVPFKNESIEKIHIKDYIQIEQLTKHKIPKRIAQSILDLKNNKTKITWEDIDNLHGVGSAYLEKLKSILILDF, from the coding sequence ATGAAGAAAGTTATTTATATTATTTTAACCCTACTCGCATTCTGCGCGATCGGTGCTGTAGGTTATTTTACGGTCGGCAAAAACGAAAACATTAAAAAGACTAAAGAAGAAAAACAGAACATTGAAATTATTATAAAAGGTGCGGTTGAACGACCTAATATGTATTTAGTCAAAAAAGGCACATCGCTTCGAGAGGTATTATTTATGGCCAAGTTAAGAATTGATGCTGATCTTAGTCAAATTAATATGAACACGGTTTTAGCTAGCGACCAAACCATTGTGGTCCCATTTAAAAATGAGTCCATTGAAAAAATACATATTAAGGACTATATACAAATTGAACAATTAACAAAACATAAAATACCTAAAAGGATTGCACAAAGTATTCTAGATCTAAAAAATAACAAAACAAAAATTACATGAGAAGATATTGACAATTTACATGGTGTTGGCAGCGCTTATTTAGAAAAATTGAAGTCTATCTTGATCTTAGATTTCTAA
- a CDS encoding MAG0480 family ComEC-like protein produces MRRYWQFTWCWQRLFRKIEVYLDLRFLIIAALIAPIGLICFVKINDDIRWFWLIILILSFCISALNRYAFSFCILLLLIFGLVLYIDSKYVIEVIKNTTGKITKINQKSYEITNNHGTYFVIGETSFSLGSIVHVEGKATDLNDSSFINYLKSRHVIGVIKQTNHKFISSTFSLKNHIYNYVNSKSNLYSDYTNIFILGKITNLDLREKFLQLNIVHLFVISGFHIYYINKILCKLLKFKNKDYISLLIIFAYLWLIDFQIPASKTFLILLLTKINENFWKQKLSKTVIFLVVVNLFLLYEVNSVYSLSFILTFLFSFFINLINSVKIKEKRWKIVFFWLWINVVSITLNLYLNNSISLFMIIYNLIYTIIISLVYPVLFLTWWIVPFAEGIYIFFNNSINVFNNFNLILKINQINIWLIYILFSFYSVNLLVLIYWTNKPKYFAYLYI; encoded by the coding sequence ATGAGAAGATATTGACAATTTACATGGTGTTGGCAGCGCTTATTTAGAAAAATTGAAGTCTATCTTGATCTTAGATTTCTAATTATTGCCGCACTTATTGCACCAATTGGGTTGATTTGCTTTGTTAAAATTAATGATGATATTAGGTGATTCTGACTAATTATTTTAATATTGTCGTTTTGTATTTCTGCACTCAACCGCTATGCTTTTAGTTTTTGTATTCTGTTGCTTTTGATTTTTGGTCTTGTTCTGTATATCGATTCGAAATATGTGATTGAAGTTATTAAAAACACCACTGGTAAGATTACTAAAATTAATCAGAAAAGTTACGAAATCACAAACAATCACGGAACATATTTCGTTATTGGAGAAACGTCTTTCTCGCTTGGTTCTATTGTTCATGTAGAAGGAAAAGCAACCGATCTTAACGATAGCTCTTTTATAAATTACTTAAAATCTCGACATGTTATTGGCGTTATTAAACAAACAAACCATAAATTTATAAGCAGCACGTTTTCGTTAAAAAATCATATTTACAATTACGTTAATTCGAAAAGTAATTTATACTCAGATTACACAAATATTTTTATTCTTGGAAAAATAACAAATCTTGATTTACGTGAAAAATTTTTACAATTAAATATAGTACATTTGTTTGTAATTTCAGGCTTTCATATTTACTACATAAATAAAATATTATGTAAACTTTTAAAGTTCAAAAATAAAGACTATATATCGCTTCTAATTATTTTCGCGTACCTTTGATTGATAGATTTTCAAATACCTGCAAGCAAAACTTTTTTAATACTTTTGCTAACGAAAATAAACGAAAATTTTTGAAAGCAAAAATTGTCTAAAACGGTGATTTTTTTAGTTGTAGTTAATTTATTTTTACTTTATGAAGTTAATAGTGTATACTCATTAAGTTTTATCTTAACATTCTTATTTTCATTTTTCATAAATTTAATAAATTCAGTAAAAATTAAAGAAAAACGTTGAAAAATAGTCTTTTTCTGGTTGTGAATAAATGTTGTTTCTATCACACTTAATTTGTATCTTAACAATTCAATTTCCTTGTTTATGATTATCTATAATCTTATTTATACAATTATTATTTCGCTTGTATATCCGGTTCTATTTTTAACGTGATGAATCGTTCCGTTTGCTGAAGGAATTTATATATTCTTTAACAACTCCATTAATGTATTCAATAACTTTAACTTAATATTAAAAATCAACCAAATTAACATATGGTTGATTTACATACTTTTTAGTTTTTATTCAGTTAATTTATTAGTTCTTATATACTGAACTAATAAACCAAAATACTTCGCGTATTTATATATCTAG